Proteins encoded in a region of the Mycolicibacterium neoaurum genome:
- a CDS encoding LysR family substrate-binding domain-containing protein, translated as MTQPSLAVGYIPGATPARWARVWAERHPDIELRLSAVEAAGAADAVRTGAVDVAILRPDADSSGLAVIPLYAETTVVVVPADHLLTALDEVSAADLADEPVVIPFDDVVGWSAGTAVQHRPDTTRDATELVAAGMALLIVPQSLARLHHRKDLSYRPISDAPTCPVALAFPDGEQTPLVEEFIGIVRGRKSSSSRGRVEPAPKRTAREKTLAKQAARAAAGKTARKPVKRGRR; from the coding sequence GTGACCCAGCCAAGCCTTGCCGTCGGGTACATCCCCGGTGCGACTCCGGCGAGATGGGCACGCGTTTGGGCCGAGCGCCACCCCGATATCGAATTGCGACTGAGCGCGGTGGAGGCGGCCGGCGCTGCCGACGCCGTGCGAACGGGCGCCGTCGACGTCGCCATATTGCGGCCGGACGCCGATTCCAGCGGGCTGGCCGTCATACCGCTCTACGCCGAGACCACGGTGGTGGTGGTACCTGCGGATCATCTGTTGACAGCCCTCGACGAGGTATCTGCAGCTGACCTCGCCGACGAACCCGTCGTCATACCCTTCGACGATGTCGTCGGCTGGTCGGCCGGTACCGCAGTGCAGCATCGGCCGGACACAACCAGGGACGCAACAGAACTCGTCGCCGCTGGTATGGCGTTGTTGATCGTCCCGCAATCACTGGCGCGGCTGCACCACCGCAAGGATCTCAGCTACCGACCGATATCGGACGCGCCCACCTGCCCCGTGGCGCTCGCTTTTCCCGATGGTGAACAGACCCCGCTGGTCGAGGAATTCATCGGCATCGTGCGTGGTCGCAAATCGAGCTCATCGAGGGGTCGCGTCGAACCGGCACCCAAGCGCACCGCGCGCGAGAAGACGCTGGCAAAACAAGCTGCGCGCGCCGCGGCAGGCAAGACCGCGCGTAAACCGGTCAAGCGGGGTCGCCGGTGA
- a CDS encoding DUF5997 family protein codes for MSRQNTQSMKSATAAKKLDVYLPATPAEFRENSITRAELAALQEDPPQWLKDLRKNGPHPKNLVAAKLGVSIAGLARGGVTEALTTEQINALLEDKPDWLVAERESFQNVLTEERRIKAQRAAGR; via the coding sequence ATGAGTAGGCAGAATACGCAGTCCATGAAGTCGGCCACCGCGGCCAAGAAGCTGGACGTGTATCTGCCCGCCACCCCGGCGGAGTTCCGCGAGAACTCCATCACCCGCGCCGAGCTCGCCGCTCTGCAAGAGGACCCGCCACAGTGGCTGAAGGATCTTCGCAAGAACGGGCCGCACCCGAAAAACTTGGTGGCCGCCAAGCTGGGTGTGTCCATTGCGGGGTTGGCCCGCGGCGGTGTCACCGAAGCGTTGACCACCGAGCAGATCAACGCACTGCTGGAAGACAAGCCGGACTGGTTGGTCGCCGAGCGTGAGAGTTTCCAGAATGTGTTGACCGAGGAGCGTCGCATCAAGGCGCAGCGCGCCGCCGGTCGCTGA
- a CDS encoding VOC family protein — protein sequence MDSAQLTAFLCYRDLESAQRWISDVLGFAVVRSFGDGRQLFHVEMRRGAAVVCLQHDDRGYDVPRPKGDCVGSGLYLVVDDAAAVDAAHAHAVRAGTTVLIAPEMTDWGNFRTELLDHEGRQWSVGTYAPGRPDER from the coding sequence ATGGACTCCGCGCAGCTGACCGCGTTCCTTTGTTACCGCGACCTCGAGTCGGCGCAGCGGTGGATATCCGATGTTCTCGGGTTCGCCGTGGTGCGTAGTTTCGGTGACGGCCGACAGCTCTTCCACGTCGAGATGCGGCGCGGTGCTGCGGTGGTGTGCCTGCAGCACGATGACCGCGGCTACGACGTGCCCCGGCCGAAGGGCGACTGTGTCGGAAGCGGGCTCTACCTGGTGGTCGATGATGCCGCCGCGGTGGACGCCGCGCACGCGCACGCAGTGCGAGCGGGAACGACCGTGTTGATCGCGCCGGAGATGACGGACTGGGGCAACTTTAGGACCGAGCTCCTCGACCACGAGGGGCGCCAGTGGTCTGTCGGCACCTACGCCCCGGGCCGACCGGACGAGCGGTGA
- a CDS encoding NAD(P)/FAD-dependent oxidoreductase, whose translation MTARYDVVIAGGGPSGSAAAWQAAQTGARVVVLDKAEFPRSKPCGDGLTARAVSYLQKMGLADEVATYHRVNKVTVYSPSAWELSFPRRPGMPDHGHTVAREHLDTVLLKHAESAGAEIRQGAEVAGPEIDASGRVVGVVLKSGEKVLGDAVIAADGAYSPIKRALKIDSDYNGYSAIAIRSEMHLNRPDNDSLDIYLKLLFQGDQLPGYGWVFPMGNNVFNIGLGYVNSYKNWQAINATQFLGEFLRSLPAEWEAPPIEELKKNKSVRAWRLPMGFTAWPPWRPGVLFTGDSLGAGKPASGAGISKALESGLAAGECAVAALTNGGPDDFTNYAQRMEAAWGKEYRRGRYMHKLIGYPKLADAGIKLIDNAAFRDRMLKALYKKAQGPQHSIK comes from the coding sequence ATGACAGCCCGATATGACGTAGTGATCGCAGGTGGCGGCCCTTCTGGCTCAGCCGCTGCGTGGCAGGCCGCACAGACCGGCGCCCGCGTGGTGGTGCTGGACAAGGCAGAGTTCCCGCGGTCGAAACCCTGCGGTGACGGGCTGACCGCCCGCGCCGTGAGCTACCTGCAGAAGATGGGCCTGGCCGACGAGGTCGCGACCTATCACAGGGTCAACAAGGTCACGGTCTACAGCCCGAGCGCCTGGGAATTGTCCTTCCCGCGCCGTCCGGGGATGCCCGACCACGGCCACACCGTGGCTCGCGAGCACCTGGACACGGTGCTGCTCAAGCACGCCGAGTCCGCCGGTGCCGAGATCCGCCAGGGCGCCGAGGTTGCCGGACCCGAGATCGACGCCAGTGGCCGGGTCGTCGGCGTCGTGCTCAAAAGTGGGGAGAAGGTGCTCGGCGATGCCGTGATCGCCGCCGACGGCGCCTACTCCCCCATCAAGCGTGCGCTGAAGATCGACTCGGATTACAACGGTTACTCCGCCATCGCGATCCGGTCCGAGATGCACCTGAACCGGCCCGACAACGACAGCCTCGACATCTATCTGAAGCTGTTGTTCCAGGGCGACCAGCTGCCCGGGTACGGATGGGTGTTCCCGATGGGCAACAACGTCTTCAACATCGGCCTGGGCTATGTGAACAGCTACAAGAACTGGCAGGCCATCAATGCCACCCAGTTCCTCGGCGAGTTCCTGCGTAGCCTGCCCGCGGAGTGGGAAGCGCCGCCCATCGAAGAGCTCAAGAAGAACAAGAGCGTGCGGGCCTGGCGCCTGCCGATGGGTTTCACCGCCTGGCCGCCGTGGCGTCCGGGCGTGCTGTTCACCGGCGACTCGCTCGGCGCAGGCAAACCGGCCTCGGGTGCGGGTATCTCCAAGGCCCTGGAATCGGGATTGGCCGCCGGCGAATGCGCGGTCGCTGCGCTGACCAACGGCGGACCCGACGATTTCACCAATTACGCCCAGCGCATGGAGGCGGCGTGGGGTAAGGAGTATCGCCGGGGCCGGTACATGCACAAGCTGATCGGCTACCCGAAGCTTGCCGATGCCGGTATCAAGCTCATCGACAATGCCGCGTTCCGGGATCGGATGCTCAAGGCGCTGTACAAGAAGGCACAGGGTCCGCAGCACTCCATCAAGTAG
- a CDS encoding TetR/AcrR family transcriptional regulator: protein MRRPSIPLTGQPGVKVDARSERWREHRKKVRAEIVEAAFRAIDRLGPNVSVREIAEEAGTAKPKIYRHFTDKSDMFAQIGERMRDMLYAAVIPSINIESDSARQVIGRAVEHYVELVDQHPNVVRFLLQGRFADQSAAAMSTVNRGRDITLAIAEMVSGELKDMNLKPEVFELAAFALFGTAASATDWWLGGSEDNARRMPAEDFVAHMTTIMMGAVNGTAELMGVEIDPDQPIHDAVRRQDGAEPAAG, encoded by the coding sequence GTGCGCAGACCATCCATTCCGCTCACCGGGCAGCCCGGGGTGAAGGTTGACGCGCGCAGCGAGCGATGGCGTGAGCACCGCAAGAAGGTCCGCGCGGAGATCGTCGAGGCGGCGTTCCGTGCCATCGATCGGCTCGGACCCAACGTCAGCGTGCGGGAGATCGCCGAAGAGGCGGGGACCGCGAAGCCGAAGATTTACCGGCACTTCACCGACAAGTCCGACATGTTCGCCCAGATCGGCGAGCGGATGCGGGACATGTTGTATGCGGCCGTCATCCCGTCGATCAACATCGAATCCGACTCGGCGCGCCAGGTGATCGGTCGCGCCGTCGAACACTATGTCGAGCTGGTCGACCAGCACCCCAATGTGGTGCGGTTCCTACTGCAGGGGCGGTTCGCCGACCAATCGGCGGCCGCCATGTCCACCGTCAACCGCGGGCGGGACATCACGCTGGCCATCGCCGAGATGGTCAGCGGTGAACTCAAGGATATGAACCTCAAGCCCGAGGTGTTCGAACTGGCGGCGTTCGCGCTCTTCGGCACCGCCGCCTCGGCCACCGACTGGTGGCTCGGGGGCAGCGAAGACAACGCCCGTCGGATGCCCGCCGAGGATTTCGTGGCGCACATGACGACGATCATGATGGGTGCGGTCAACGGGACTGCCGAGCTGATGGGCGTCGAGATCGACCCTGACCAGCCGATCCACGATGCGGTTCGGCGCCAGGACGGCGCCGAACCCGCGGCCGGCTGA
- a CDS encoding VOC family protein has protein sequence MEQRISLITLGVDDLERARGFYEQGLGWKPAATPGGVVFYQLPGIALALFGRAELAADARHQVDGRFSGITIAINQRSEADVDAVLEQAAAAGGTILKPAEKVFWGGYSGYFADLDGHVWEVALNPDWTINDDGTLTI, from the coding sequence ATGGAACAGCGCATCAGCCTGATCACCCTCGGCGTAGACGATCTGGAAAGGGCCCGCGGGTTCTACGAGCAGGGGCTTGGTTGGAAGCCCGCCGCCACTCCTGGCGGGGTGGTCTTCTACCAGCTCCCCGGCATTGCACTGGCGCTGTTCGGGCGCGCGGAGCTGGCCGCGGACGCTCGGCATCAGGTCGACGGCCGGTTCTCCGGCATCACCATCGCCATCAATCAGCGATCCGAGGCCGACGTCGATGCCGTGCTGGAGCAGGCCGCCGCTGCCGGCGGCACCATCCTCAAGCCCGCCGAAAAGGTCTTCTGGGGCGGTTACTCCGGCTACTTCGCCGATCTGGACGGCCACGTCTGGGAGGTCGCTCTCAACCCGGACTGGACCATCAATGACGATGGCACGCTGACGATTTGA